DNA from Microvirga ossetica:
ATCGTCTCGTCGACGATGGGCTTCATGCTGAGCATGCGACGCATGAGATTGTTGCGCAGCGGCTGCGGCAGCTGCGTCATGATCTTGGCCGCACAGGAGGGCTTCACCCTGGACAGGATGAGCGCCGCCGTCTGCGGATGCTCCTTCATCAGGTAGGAGGCGATGGCGCTCTCGGAGACGGTGGAAATCCGCTCCCAGATGCTCCGGTTGGCGTTGCCGACGACCTCGCTCATGATGTTGGAGATCTGTTCCGGGCTCAAGATTCCCGTCAGCAGCTTCTCGATATGCGCCGCGCCGCCGATCAGATCGGCGCCGTCGGAGAAGTTCGAGGCGAATTCCTCCACCAGCTGCTCGATCTGGCTGGGCGAGACGGGACCCAGCTGAGCCGCAGATTTGGTGACGAGACGGATTTCCTCCTCGGAGAAATGCCTGAGGATCTTGCTGGCAGCAGGCTTCCCCATGGCGAAGAGGAGCGTGGCGACACGCTCGGGTCCTTTAAGGACCTTGGTGCCGCTTGCTTTCATTGGAACATGCGCGACCATGCCGGGGAGCCAATCAGCTGTTCATATCATTCGTCGGAGGACCGACGATCTCGGTCAGCGAAATGCCGAAGCGCGAGTTGTCGTCCTCGACCACGACGACTTCTCCCCGTGCGATGATGCGTCCGTTCACGACCACGTCGACGGGCTCGCCGACTCTGTGATCGAGGGGAACGATCGCGCCGCGTCCCAGCTTCATCAGGTTGGCAACCGGCATGGTTGCAGAACCCAGGACGACCTGGATCGTCACGGGAATTCGCAGGATGGAATCCAGATTTCGTCGGCCGCCCAGCTTATCGTCTTGGTTGGACGGACCGTCGGTGCCTTTTCCGAAGGCGCTGTCCTGCCAGGTCGCCTTGTCTTGGGATTTGGTTTCGAAGGGATTTGTCATGGGAAACTACCTTACGAACGGACGGTGCCGGAACGGGAGTGGATCTGGTCGCGTGCTTCTTGAGTCAGGGCCTCAAGCTGCCGCGTGATGGCCTGGGCTTCCTCGATGCGCTGCGCCAACGCCGCGAGAGTTTCCTTCCCCTCGGTGCCGAAGCTCACAACCGCCTTCTGAGCCGCTGTCAGCGCCGTTCCAGTCTTATCGAAGATCTGCTGATACTCGGCATGATACCGGTCGAGCTTCCGGAGCTTCACGTACATCACGGCGACCATGATGCTGGTCGTCACGAGGGCAAGGAAGAGAATCGTGTTAGCGAGGGAGGACATCATCGAGAAACTCTTTTTCCTGGTCGATGTGCTCGTCGACCTTGAGCACGTAGGATCCTTCGGATTGCCCGATATGACACCAGAACAGGCCCTGGTGACTGCCTTCGAGCTTGACCCTGCTGCGCGGCGTTGCCTGCAATTCGATCACGTCGCCAACTTTCAGATCGGCGATCTCGCCGAGGGAGAGGAAGCGCTCTTCAAGAACGGCTTTCAGCGTGACCTCGGTCTTCCTCACTTCCGTCGCGATCTGCTTCATCCAGCGCGGATCGCGGCCGGACGATTCGCCGGTGACCACATGGGAGAGGGCTTTGCGCATTGGGTTCAGGACCGATTGCGGGATGATGACGAACATTTCGCCGCCGCGGTTGAGCGCCTGGAGAAGAAACTTCGCCGCGACCGCCTGGTTGTTCCGCCGGCCAATGATGGCGAAGTCCATGCGGGTCTCAATGCGCTCGAGCTTGAACTTCGTGTCGGCGATCAGCGAGAAGGAGGCTTGAAGCGCCTTCGCCACCTGCTCGAAGAGCGTCTGGGCCATCCTCAGCTCGATATTCGAGAAGCCGCGCGCT
Protein-coding regions in this window:
- a CDS encoding flagellar motor switch protein FliM; translated protein: MSAAHSATDIRDMLLDAAGLSVDRLPMLHVIFDRMSTSCAEHLRHMAASPMYYSLSGIESGRITEILEMYEANAVAGIFHAPEWDSHILIGFDRDFIYTMVEVLFGSDGSEPPIEEARGFSNIELRMAQTLFEQVAKALQASFSLIADTKFKLERIETRMDFAIIGRRNNQAVAAKFLLQALNRGGEMFVIIPQSVLNPMRKALSHVVTGESSGRDPRWMKQIATEVRKTEVTLKAVLEERFLSLGEIADLKVGDVIELQATPRSRVKLEGSHQGLFWCHIGQSEGSYVLKVDEHIDQEKEFLDDVLPR
- a CDS encoding flagellar motor switch protein FliG, producing the protein MKASGTKVLKGPERVATLLFAMGKPAASKILRHFSEEEIRLVTKSAAQLGPVSPSQIEQLVEEFASNFSDGADLIGGAAHIEKLLTGILSPEQISNIMSEVVGNANRSIWERISTVSESAIASYLMKEHPQTAALILSRVKPSCAAKIMTQLPQPLRNNLMRRMLSMKPIVDETMKSIEKTLHDDFMANFSKNAGADTHAKIADIINKMERDHMEDVLSSLSAVRPKSAEILRGLLFTFDDIVKLTPRDRTTLFDQVPPDRVVLALKGTNEEFRKVVLSALSSRVRRMIEHELNSKEPSAHRDIAEARRTITDLALEMAGRGEIVINSEAEDEAYF
- the fliN gene encoding flagellar motor switch protein FliN, coding for MGGRRNLDSILRIPVTIQVVLGSATMPVANLMKLGRGAIVPLDHRVGEPVDVVVNGRIIARGEVVVVEDDNSRFGISLTEIVGPPTNDMNS